The DNA window CAAATCCTTCACTAACTCCAGTTAACATTCCTTTAATTAATGAGTTTGTAGTTCCATGTAATTGTTTTGTATGTTTTTGTTCGTTTTTTCTTAGAGTTTGTAATTCACTACCATCAACTTTAATTTCAATTAAAGGGCTGAAAGTTTGAATTAATTCTCCTTTTGATCCTTTTATAGTTACAACGTTATTTGTTTCAACTTTAACCTCTACTCCGGCAGGAATTGTTAATACTCTGTTTCCTATACGTGACATATATTAATTCCTCTCCTTATCAAACAAATGCTAGGACCTCTCCACCAACATTATGGTGACGAGCTTCCTTATCTGTCATTATTCCGTTTGAAGTTGAAACTATTGCAATACCCAAACCGTTTAATACTTGAGGTAAGTCATGAGAATTTGAGTAAACTCTTAATCCTGGTTTTGAAATTCTTTTTAATCCTTTAATAACTCTAATTTTTCCCTTGTACTTTAAGCTTATAGTAATGTCTTTCTTAAAGTCATCTGCAACTTTGAAGTCTTCAATGAAACCTTCTTTTTTAAGAATGTTTGCTATTTCTAATTTTACTTTGCTTCCTGGAATTAGAACGTCTTTGTGAAAACGTTGGTTTGCATTTCTAATTCTAGTAAGCATATCTGCGATTACATCTGTTGTCATAATTTCTTTTTCCTTTCACTATCATGAAGCTTTCTTAATACCAGGGATTTGACCTTTGTATGCTAAATCTCTGAAGCATACACGGCATAGATTAAATTTTTTCAAAACTGAATGTGGTCTACCACAATTTCCACAACGTGTGTATTCTCTAACTTTGAATTTTTGGACTTTTGCTTGTTTTACTTTTAATGATTTTTTTGCCATTTTATCCTATTCTCCTCAATTACTTAACGAAAGGCATTCCTATTTTTTGTAATAATGAAAATGCATCGTCCTTTTGGTTTGCTGTTGTAACTATTGTGATATCCATCCCACGAACTTTTTTAACTTTATCATAGTCAATTTCGGGGAAAATGATTTGCTCTTTGATACCCATTGTGTAGTTTCCTTGTTTATCAAAACTAGTTTTAGGTACCCCTCTAAAGTCACGCACACGTGGTAACGCAACTGAAATTAATTTATCTAAAAATTCATACATTCTTTTTCCTCTAAGAGTAACTTTTGCACCAATTGGCATACCTTCACGCAATTTGAATACAGCTAAAGATTTTTTAGCTTTAGTTACAAGAGGTTTTTGTCCTGTAATTTGTTGTAATTCGATTACTGCATCATCTAATTTCTTAGTATCTTGTACAGCATCTCCAATACCCATATTGATAACAATTTTTGCGATTTTTGGAACTTGCATGATTGATTTATATTGCTTTTCTTTAAATAATTCTGGGACGATTTTTTCTTTATATTTTTGTTCTAATCTATTAACATTTGCTTTTGCCATATTAACTTATCCCTTTCCTATTTAACTTCTACGCCAGATTTTTTAGCAATTCTAACTTTTTTTCCATCTGCAATTTTGTATCCAATTTTTGTAAATCCATTTTTATTTTTTGGGTCAACTAATGAAACATTTGAAATATCTACTGATGTAGGTATTTCTTTCATTCCACCTTCTTGATCTGTTTGTGAAGGTTTAGCATGCTTAATTGCCACAATTCCCTCAACATAAACTCTTTTTTTATCTTTTGATACTTTAACTACTGGTCCAATTTTTCCTTTGTGATTTCCGGCGATAACTTTTACGACATCTCCTCTTAAGATTTTTGATTTATTCATAAAAGTTCTCCTTCTATAGCACTTCGGGAGCTAGAGAGGCAATTTTTGCAAATCCAGCATCCTTTACTTCACGTGCGATTGGACCAAAGATACGAGTACCTCTTGGTGTTTTATCATCTTTGATGATTACTGCAGCGTTTTCAGAAAACTTAATGTATGTACCATCAGCTCTTCTTAAACCTCTTACAGTTCTAACAATAACAGCTTTTATAACTTGACCTTTTTTAACAGTTCCACCAGGAGCTGCAGATTTAACAGTAGCAACAACAATATCACCAATATTTGTAAATTTTCTAACACTTCCACCTAAATTACGAATAACTAATATTTCTTTAGCACCTGAGTTATCAGCGACTTTTAATCTTGATTCATTTTGTATCATTCTGTCGTACCTCTTTTAAATTAGATAATTGCTTTTTCAACAACTCTAACAAGTCTAAAGTTTTTAGTTTTACTCATTGGGCGAGTTTCCATAATTTCAACTCTATCTCCCATTTGAGCACTCGAATTTTCATCGTGTGCCTTGTATTTCTTTGAATACTTAACACGTTTCTTGTAAATTGGGTGGTTTTTGTATGTTTCAACTAATACGGTAATAGTTTTATCCATTTTGTCTGAAACTACTCTACCAATATAAGTTTTTCTTAAATTTCTCTCCATGGTTATTTAGCTCCTTTGATTGATGATTTTGCTGCTTGTTGTCTTGCTGCTTTTCTTTCAGCCATTTTTTTATTAGCTTCTTCAATTTGTCTTTTTGCTTCTGCTACATTTG is part of the Spiroplasma cantharicola genome and encodes:
- a CDS encoding type Z 30S ribosomal protein S14 translates to MAKKSLKVKQAKVQKFKVREYTRCGNCGRPHSVLKKFNLCRVCFRDLAYKGQIPGIKKASW
- the rplE gene encoding 50S ribosomal protein L5; translation: MAKANVNRLEQKYKEKIVPELFKEKQYKSIMQVPKIAKIVINMGIGDAVQDTKKLDDAVIELQQITGQKPLVTKAKKSLAVFKLREGMPIGAKVTLRGKRMYEFLDKLISVALPRVRDFRGVPKTSFDKQGNYTMGIKEQIIFPEIDYDKVKKVRGMDITIVTTANQKDDAFSLLQKIGMPFVK
- the rplN gene encoding 50S ribosomal protein L14, producing the protein MIQNESRLKVADNSGAKEILVIRNLGGSVRKFTNIGDIVVATVKSAAPGGTVKKGQVIKAVIVRTVRGLRRADGTYIKFSENAAVIIKDDKTPRGTRIFGPIAREVKDAGFAKIASLAPEVL
- the rpsH gene encoding 30S ribosomal protein S8, with translation MTTDVIADMLTRIRNANQRFHKDVLIPGSKVKLEIANILKKEGFIEDFKVADDFKKDITISLKYKGKIRVIKGLKRISKPGLRVYSNSHDLPQVLNGLGIAIVSTSNGIMTDKEARHHNVGGEVLAFVW
- the rplX gene encoding 50S ribosomal protein L24; translation: MNKSKILRGDVVKVIAGNHKGKIGPVVKVSKDKKRVYVEGIVAIKHAKPSQTDQEGGMKEIPTSVDISNVSLVDPKNKNGFTKIGYKIADGKKVRIAKKSGVEVK
- the rpsQ gene encoding 30S ribosomal protein S17, which gives rise to MERNLRKTYIGRVVSDKMDKTITVLVETYKNHPIYKKRVKYSKKYKAHDENSSAQMGDRVEIMETRPMSKTKNFRLVRVVEKAII